A genome region from Trichoderma asperellum chromosome 7, complete sequence includes the following:
- a CDS encoding uncharacterized protein (EggNog:ENOG41), which produces MTSLQKAEEIVRRLTRKYGYLNEEMMSDIEKWKPEYRREIDENWLAMENTAAHSIKTLAKQIYGSGARFVFELLQNAEDNIFSKTTEDPFISFKVYENRIIVECNEDGFTERDLVAICAVGQSTKSSSYGYIGAKGIGFKSVFIAAWKVYIQSGNFSFEFRHKKDDPGLGMVRPIWVSTREKLKGPLTRMTLHFHDEGDPDDLQHLKSMIFKQLEDLQQTCLLFLKKLQKIKVTFYDKNERVEKSKEFLKRQVDEYRVALDTSSTKGTKTRNQSQIYHITTLKANELARSDNRDLPNTDEARAISTTAEVVLAFPLSVQFKPLVDTEKKQEIFAFLPVRESDYKFLIHSDFDTSANRQDIITTSKRNENLLCWIAKAFVCAVKEFCKHDTLCYEWPLFLPTTQGASNTFWAELDVQIQEMVTGNPTLRSRRRKELRLITDVFILDSDAVYGKDEPIFDDPVKDPFLSRKYSPRVKRILEDYGLQYFTADDLLALLRTDIHNSNSRMYGTEMTEEWHSAVARLLCSWFDHGFAAANQLKELRLIPLRYGTWTSAARSPVYFPETKGIDIPEKLDIRVLQATAASNVNRKRLFEYLGASEADDAIVRASILRAYTSANIIHLKESMAYLRYLYLTHHPGVSTKTELKNVVVVDGQRNRCRPYQTAVYRPGRTHSLSPESLLAPDEAAPGFSVPFIHSSYMRNAPEKPTSDHPSWETWLSNFVCIREQLPLTTYSGEALSEVVMYVHEHRPEQFLELLKYLWRNARLKVRENQTLRRNIKALPAKDLCRVSYPISLGDTWLPFGNLCGQVSLYMEFPTHFPFLKIDSTGSADTFGFEWSFLTQCFDVRKEENLDFYMQMLCYIQKSHLDVVSALQRQKIFDLYAAIHAKLAVAGNQLEDQLTIKAFFAEARILVPDDESTFWLTDGEVPIWASSSDCLWLAPPDMRSKYSLSSLYSRSLGGDQLEYIGRLFQRIVEIPSASLLDIVAELELLKAEGCDDLQQIDRLYRYLRKITPPIDDLRGVFATKQLIYAKCRGEWRWCNISDCLWSSTVEIRGKVTLDSDYEALKSFFVEMLGVTSLTFQMLYDELKQPSPQSGINDLKVAILSLSSQLQTNLMPLDPQPILDANIFPVRYCNGEVALRSAKVDFAIPDRDYLSIGFKEKIAMLDFDLEDICRLKPFFEWTKLQGRYLSNCVMEGTSVSETGRPILVKNRDLKRKAYYILRIAATFSSPRYLADPSGFYQLLRTMNTMETNRISSTLSVSQNNEQFCVENVIGNEHIECTSSGLTIFVPRKRKPQTICFSSALPRKFAEWIMQDPKMQKSAAVESELVNTLAIVFTCDRSVLNEICDRHGIIQVGVSNEDIEDDEEEQDDSDFEEEHGQIQEQLQEQEQEQEQERRQEQSLRLNNRTLSEGTPSEQLSTTSRSPSPSSTNTSFYETSETPYLRRQGSNSETLAETVIRRSHLSNHSPPVGQRQEDIPSHQQRSILYSGHLSSPDSSLTPVESRENLASSGASDDTQYGVLLERVVATAQSATFPSQGSFDMSDLRNNLPGQLSDDTFESFDGLGIVTRFRSANQLERDKKVGAAGELFVFELLSTLELPRWSNENWQSTIRSYVRAHPNYRNMASWRGRETADLVYDDTEGQLTNTLIGCGYLDQDEWHNARPKYYIEVKTTTGPRETPFYMSNSQYERMRRTHATPDRSEIYMILRVFWLNSDNIGMCVYFDPEQLRQDGRLLFTAQTWSVTPTVESED; this is translated from the exons ATGACTTCACTACAGAAGGCCGAGGAGATTGTACGCCGCTTGACCAGGAAATATGGGTACCTAAACGAGGAAATGATGAGCGATATCGAAAAATGGAAACCAGAATACCGTCGCGAAATCGACGAAAACTGGCTTGCGATGGAGAATACGGCGGCGCACTCGATCAAGAC ACTAGCCAAGCAAATTTATGGTAGTGGCGCTCGATTTGTGTTTGAACTTCTTCAAAACGCGGAAGATAATATCTTTTCCAAGACCACCGAAGATCCTTTCATTTCCTTTAAGGTGTATGAAAATCGCATTATTGTAGAATGTAATGAAGACGGCTTTACCGAGCGGGACTTGGTGGCCATTTGTGCAGTTGGGCAGAGTACCAAATCCTCCTCATATGGCTATATTGGCGCGAAGGGCATCGGTTTCAAGTCTGTTTTTATCGCCGCTTGGAAGGTATATATCCAATCTGGGAACTTCTCATTTGAATTTAGGCATAAGAAAGATGACCCAGGACTTGGTATGGTCAGACCTATTTGGGTATCGACTCGTGAGAAGCTTAAAGGGCCACTAACACGCATGACTCTTCATTTTCATGACGAAGGAGACCCGGACGATCTTCAACACCTCAAGTCAATGATATTCAAACAGTTGGAAGACCTGCAACAAACATGTCTGCTTTTTCTGAAAAAACTTCAGAAAATAAAGGTCACCTTTTATGACAAAAATGAAAGGGTCGAGAAGTCGAAAGAGTTCCTTAAGCGCCAAGTCGATGAATACCGAGTAGCTTTGGACACAAGCTCCACCAAAGGGACCAAGACAAGGAATCAAAGTCAAATTTACCATATCACGACATTGAAAGCAAATGAATTAGCGAGGAGCGATAATCGCGATTTACCCAATACGGATGAAGCTCGGGCTATCTCGACTACGGCCGAGGTCGTTTTAGCATTTCCTCTCTCAGTCCAATTCAAGCCGCTTGTTGATacagagaagaaacaagaaatatTCGCATTCTTACCCGTAAGGGAATCAGATTATAAG TTTCTTATTCATTCGGATTTTGACACCAGCGCCAATCGCCAAGACATTATCACCACTTCTAAAAGGAATGAAAATCTCCTTTGCTGGATAGCAAAGGCATTCGTCTGTGCCGTCAAAGAGTTTTGCAAGCATGACACTTTATGCTATGAATGGCCGTTGTTTCTTCCAACCACTCAAGGCGCCTCGAACACGTTTTGGGCCGAGCTAGATGTGCAAATTCAAGAAATGGTAACTGGGAACCCCACTCTCAGATCACGGCGCCGAAAAGAGCTGCGTCTCATCACCGATGTGTTCATCCTTGATTCTGATGCGGTATATGGGAAAGATGAGCCCATATTTGACGACCCAGTCAAGGATCCGTTTCTTTCACGAAAGTATTCTCCACGAGTAAAGCGGATTCTGGAGGACTATGGGCTTCAGTATTTCACAGCAGACGATTTATTGGCATTACTGAGAACTGATATTCACAACTCTAATTCAAGAATGTACGGAACGGAAATGACCGAAGAATGGCATTCAGCTGTTGCTAGACTGCTTTGTTCATGGTTTGATCATGGCTTTGCTGCGGCAAATCAATTAAAGGAATTGCGTTTGATTCCCCTTAGATACGGGACATGGACTTCTGCTGCGCGGAGTCCAGTATATTTTCCAGAAACAAAAGGCATTGACATCCCTGAAAAGCTGGATATTAGAGTTCTACAGGCTACGGCAGCGTCCAATGTCAACCGAAAGAGGCTCTTTGAGTATCTGGGTGCTTCAGAGGCGGATGATGCTATAGTTAGGGCATCGATACTAAGGGCATACACGTCGGCAAACATTATTCACCTCAAGGAAAGTATGGCTTATTTACGGTACCTATATCTCACACACCATCCTGGGGTATCTACCAAAACAGAGCTTAAAAATgttgtggtggtggatgGCCAGAGGAATCGTTGTCGGCCATACCAGACTGCCGTTTACCGTCCTGGAAGGACTCACTCTTTAAGCCCAGAGTCCCTTCTTGCGCCTGACGAGGCAGCTCCCGGATTCTCAGTTCCATTCATCCATTCATCGTACATGAGAAATGCTCCAGAGAAACCTACTTCAGACCATCCATCTTGGGAGACGTGGCTTTCCAACTTTGTTTGCATACGCGAACAGTTACCGCTTACCACATACAGTGGAGAAGCGTTATCGGAAGTTGTAATGTATGTCCATGAACACCGTCCAGAGCAATTTCTTGAACTGCTTAAGTATCTTTGGCGGAATGCGAGATTAAAAGTCAGGGAAAACCAGACTCTACGGCGAAACATCAAAGCTTTGCCCGCTAAAGATCTTTGCAGAGTGAGCTACCCCATCTCCCTGGGGGATACATGGCTCCCATTTGGGAATCTTTGCGGCCAAGTATCACTATACATGGAATTTCCGACACATTTCCCATTTCTCAAAATCGATAGCACCGGCTCAGCTGATACATTTGGTTTCGAATGGAGCTTTCTTACACAGTGTTTCGATGTcaggaaagaggaaaatttAGACTTCTATATGCAAATGTTGTGTTATATTCAAAAATCACACCTGGATGTCGTATCAGCTCTTCAGAGACAGAAGATATTCGATTTATACGCTGCTATCCACGCGAAGCTAGCCGTTGCTGGTAACCAATTGGAGGATCAACTCACAATTAA GGCTTTCTTCGCAGAGGCCAGAATTCTTGTGCCAGATGATGAAAGCACCTTCTGGCTCACAGATGGTGAAGTCCCCATCTGGGCATCGTCTTCGGATTGCTTGTGGCTCGCCCCCCCTGACATGCGATCAAAGTATTCTCTCAGTAGCCTTTATTCGAGAAGCTTAGGCGGTGATCAACTGGAGTATATAGGGCGCCTGTTTCAAAGGATTGTCGAAATACCTTCTGCCTCATTACTCGACATTGTGGCTGAGTTGGAATTACTGAAAGCTGAAGGTTGTGATGACCTTCAACAGATCGATCGGTTGTATAGATATCTGAGAAAAATAACCCCCCCTATAGACGATTTGAG AGGCGTATTTGCCACGAAACAACTAATATATGCGAAATGTCGTGGCGAATGGAGATGGTGCAACATCTCCGATTGTCTCTGGTCTAGTACGGTTGAAATCCGGGGTAAGGTCACCTTGGATTCGGACTACGAAGCCCTCAAATCATTTTTCGTTGAAATGCTAGGCGTTACATCACTCACCTTCCAAATGCTCTATGATGAATTGAAACAGCCGTCCCCGCAAAGTGGTATCAATGACCTTAAAGTCGCCATCTTATCTCTAAGCAGCCAACTCCAAACCAACTTGATGCCATTGGATCCGCAACCAATTCTGGATGCTAATATTTTCCCCGTAAGATACTGCAACGGAGAAGTCGCCCTCCGGTCAGCGAAGGTGGATTTTGCTATTCCAGACAGggattatttaagtattggATTCAAAGAGAAGATAGCGATGCTGGATTTTGATCTGGAAGATATTTGTCGGCTGAAGCCATTTTTCGAGTGGACAAAACTTCAAGGAAGATATCTCTCTAATTGCGTTATGGAGGGAACCTCTGTCTCCGAGACAGGACGACCCATTTTGGTAAAAAATAGGGATTTGAAGCGTAAagcttattatattcttcg AATTGCGGCTACCTTCAGCAGCCCCCGTTATCTGGCAGACCCATCTGGATTTTACCAGCTTTTGCGGACAATGAACACCATGGAGACAAATCGTATATCTTCTACCCTGAGTGTATCACAGAATAACGAGCAATTCTGCGTCGAGAACGTTATTGGAAATGAGCATATTGAATGCACCTCTTCCGGACTCACAATTTTTGTGCCTCGGAAGAGAAAGCCCCAGACGATCTGTTTCAGCTCGGCACTGCCGAGAAAGTTCGCCGAGTGGATAATGCAAGATCCGAAAATGCAAAAATCTGCCGCAGTTGAGAGTGAATTAGTTAACACTCTAGCTATTGTCTTTACATGTGATCGTTCTGTTCTCAACGAAATCTGCGACCGTCATGGAATCATTCAAGTTGGGGTGTCAAACGAGGATATcgaagacgatgaggaggagcaggacgATAGTGATTTCGAAGAGGAACATGGTCAAATTCAGGAACAACtacaagagcaagagcaagagcaagagcaagaacgAAGGCAAGAGCAGTCGCTACGCCTTAACAACCGTACATTAAGCGAAGGGACCCCATCGGAACAGCTATCTACCACAAGTCGTTCGCCAAGTCCTTCGTCAACAAATACTAGCTTTTATGAGACGTCAGAAACACCCTATTTAAGACGTCAAGGAAGCAACTCGGAGACATTAGCCGAGACCGTCATTCGGCGAAGTCATCTTTCAAATCACTCGCCGCCGGTTGGCCAAAGGCAGGAAGATATACCTTCTCATCAGCAACGTTCCATTCTTTATTCGGGCCATTTGAGCTCTCCTGATTCATCTTTGACTCCAGTAGAGAGTCGTGAGAATTTGGCATCTTCGGGGGCGTCTGACGATACGCAGTATGGCGTGCTTTTGGAGAGGGTTGTTGCCACAGCTCAGAGTGCTACATTTCCTTCTCAAGGTTCTTTTGATATGAGTGACTTGCGCAATAACCTTCCTGGACAGCTCAGCGATGATACATTTGAGAGTTTCGATGGATTGGGTATTGTCACTCGATTTCGATCAGCGAATCAGCTGGAGCGCGACAAGAAAGTCGGGGCCGCGGGCGAGCTATTC GTGTTTGAGTTACTATCCACGCTTGAATTGCCCCGTTGGAGTAACGAGAACTGGCAGAGTACAATTAGAAGTTACGTTAGGGCCCATCCTAACTATCGCAACATGGCTAGTTGGCGTGGTAGAGAGACCGCAGACCTGGTTTACGACGATACTGAAGGCCAGCTCACTAATACTCTCATCGGTTGCGGCTATCTCGATCAAGATGAATGGCATAATGCTCGACCCAAGTACTATATAGAGGTAAAGACTACTACAGGGCCACGCGAGACCCCGTTCTACATGAGCAACAGCCAATACGAGCGT ATGAGGCGCACACACGCAACACCGGATCGTTCAGAGATATACATGATCCTACGTGTGTTTTGGCTTAATAGCGATAATATTGGCATGTGCGTATACTTTGACCCTGAGCAACTGAGGCAAGACGGGAGATTGTTATTCACGGCGCAAACATGGTCTGTCACGCCTACTGTGGAATCTGAAGATTAA
- the BIO2 gene encoding biotin synthase: protein MRRAEKSWSSSSVPVVPHARTVDLEPRETPLNHIKPNPDLPTLFSYWIVASHSCSPSIYQSIPFNSRNNAGETHTTTTTTMRISTTTLRAGRLAQPFSPSLRQAPAVVRINSRANSTAVDSPVNFGAAPPPPPQQQQKSGLDGKKLVADAVAATQPRNNWTKEEISAIYYQPLLELAYQAGSLHRRFHSPGEVQLCTLMNIKTGGCSEDCSYCAQSSRYSKDTGLEAKKMESVESVLEAARQARANGSTRFCMGAAWRDMRGRKSGLKNVVEMVKGVKAMGMEACVTLGMIDAEQARQLKDAGLTAYNHNVDTSREFYPSIISTRSYDERLTTLSHVRDAGINVCSGGILGLGESSEDRVGLLHTVSTLPKHPESFPVNALVPIKGTPLGDREPIAFTSMLRTIATARLLMPATIIRIAAGRKTMSEEKQALCFMAGANAIFTGEKMLTTECNGWDEDSAMFGRWGLEPMQSFDKKPMDPSSA from the exons ATGCGGAGGGCAGAGAAG TCCTGGTCGAGTTCGTCCGTACCGGTGGTGCCACATGCACGCACTGTAGACCTTGAGCCTAGAGAGACGCCATTGAATCACATCAAGCCAAACCCCGATCTGCCCACTCTTTTCAGCTATTGGATAGTAGCGAGTCATAGCTGCTCCCCATCTATCTATCAATCAATACCATTCAACTCTCGCAACAACGCCGGAGAAACACACACAACAACAACCACAACAATGAGAATATCGACCACGACTCTAAGGGCCGGGCGATTGGCCCAGCCCTTCTCGCCTTCGCTCAGGCAAGCCCCAGCCGTGGTGCGAATCAACAGCCGAGCCAACAGCACCGCCGTCGACTCTCCCGTCAACTTTGGAgctgcccctccccctcccccgcagcagcagcagaaatcgGGCTTGGATGGGAAGAAGCTGGTGGCCGACGCGGTGGCAGCAACGCAGCCGCGCAACAACTGgaccaaggaggagattTCGGCCATTTACTACCAGCctctgctggagctggcctACCAGGCT GGATCGCTTCATCGCCGCTTCCACAGCCCCGGCGAGGTCCAGCTATGCACGCTGATGAACATCAAGACGGGCGGCTGCTCTGAGGACTGCTCGTACTGCGCCCAGTCGTCGCGATACTCCAAGGACACGGGCCTCGAAgccaagaagatggagtCGGTCGAGTCTGTGCTGGAAGCCGCGCGCCAGGCCCGCGCCAACGGCAGCACGCGCTTCTGCATGGGCGCCGCATGGCGGGACATGCGCGGCCGCAAGTCGGGCCTGAAGAACGTCGTCGAGATGGTCAAGGGCGTCAAGGCCATGGGCATGGAGGCCTGTGTGACGCTGGGCATGATCGATGCCGAGCAGGCGCGCCAGCTCAAGGACGCCGGCCTGACTGCCTACAACCACAACGTCGACACCAGCCGCGAGTTCTACCCTTCCATCATCTCGACTCGCTCGTACGATGAGCGACTGACCACGCTCAGCCATGTGCGCGATGCCGGCATCAACGTCTGCTCTGGCGGTATCCTGGGTCTTGGTGAATCATCCGAGGACCGAGTTGGGCTGCTGCACACAGTCTCCACGCTCCCTAAGCACCCGGAGAGCTTCCCAGTCAATGCCCTTGTGCCGATCAAGGGAACGCCATTGGGCGATCGCGAGCCCATTGCCTTCACAAGCATGCTGCGCACCATTGCCACAGCACGTCTGCTGATGCCTGCGACTATTATTCGTATTGCTGCTGGCCGCAAGACCATGTCGGAGGAGAAGCAGGCGCTCTGCTTCATGGCCGGTGCCAACGCCATCTTTACTGGTGAGAAGATGTTGACGACGGAGTGCAATGGCTGGGACGAGGACAGCGCCATGTTTGGCCGATGGGGGCTGGAACCCATGCAGAGCTTTGACAAGAAGCCCATGGATCCCTCAAGCGCATAG
- a CDS encoding uncharacterized protein (TransMembrane:1 (i7-26o)) → MALIENLLSPWTLVALGGLVVVSYLYQFLVTYAPLRRFPAPFPAQFSNLWLLNVCRRGDRYDTVDKLHKKMGKFVRIQPNHVSIADDEAINAVYGHGNGFLKSEFYDAFVSIQRGLFNTRNRVQHTRKRKMVSHTFSAKSIVQFEPYIHQNLENFVKQLDRLVDTSQFKGKDGKKEAHFDCLPWFNFIAFDVIGDLAFGAPFGMLEKGVDLAEVRPSPDSPPIYAPAIEILNRRGEVSAALGCFPALKPYAKYLPDPFFSQGLAAVENLAGIAVACVKRRLDNPPDVERKDLLARLMEGRDDKGEPLGRQELTAEALTQLIAGSDTTSNSSCALMNYVARNPRVLEKLQAELDAAIPQGVDVPTFDMVRDLPYLTAVINETLRHHSPSGIGLPREIPSDSPGVTICGEFFTAGTVLSVPTYTIHHSKEIWGPDADDFKPERWDSATQRQKDAFIPFSYGPRACVGRNVAEMEMKLIASTWARRYGAKVLQGPMETKEGFLRKPLGLDIALYRR, encoded by the exons atggcgctgATCGAAAACCTCCTGTCACCTTGGACTCTGGTAGCCCTCGGCGGACTTGTGGTTGTATCATATCTATACCAGTTTCTAGTCACATATGCGCCACTTCGTCGCTTCCCGGCTCCCTTCCCAGCTCAATTTTCGAACCTATGGCTTTTGAATGTCTGTCGCCGAGGTGATCGCTATGATACCGTCGACAAGCTACACAAGAAGATGGGCAAATTCGTGCGAATCCAACCCAACCATGTCTCTATTGCCGATGACGAGGCGATCAACGCCGTCTACGGCCACGGCAACGGCTTTCTGAAATC TGAATTTTACGATGCTTTCGTCTCTATCCAGCGTGGGCTATTCAACACGCGCAACCGCGTTCAGCACACTCGCAAGCGAAAGATGGTTTCTCACACTTTCTCTGCCAAGTCCATCGTCCAGTTCGAACCATACATCCACCAAAACCTGGAGAATTTTGTTAAGCAGCTGGATCGCCTGGTGGATACAAGCCAATTCAAGGGCAAGGATGGTAAAAAGGAGGCCCACTTCGACTGCCTTCCATGGTTCAACTTCATTGCCTTTGATGTCATTGGCGATCTCGCTTTCGGTGCTCCATTCGGCATGCTTGAGAAGGGCGTGGACCTTGCGGAAGTTCGACCCTCACCGGATAGCCCTCCCATCTATGCACCTGCTATTGAGATCCTAAACCGTCGTGGCGAAGTGAGCGCGGCTCTTGGCTGCTTCCCAGCGCTTAAGCCCTATGCCAAGTATCTGCCCGATCCTTTCTTCAGCCAAGGCCTCGCCGCAGTGGAAAACCTCGCCGGAATTGCGGTTGCGTGTGTGAAGCGACGTCTTGACAACCCCCCTGATGTTGAACGCAAGGATCTTCTCGCTCGATTGATGGAAGGCCGTGACGACAAGGGCGAGCCGCTTGGAAGACAGGAATTGACCGCTGAGGCCCTGACGCAACTCATCGCAGGAAGCGACACAACCTCCAACTCGTCATGCGCCTTGATGAACTATGTAGCCCGTAATCCCCGTGTCTTGGAGAAGTTGCAAGCCGAACTGGATGCTGCCATTCCCCAAGGTGTCGACGTCCCAACCTTCGACATGGTCCGCGATCTACCCTACCTCACCGCTGTCATCAACGAAACTCTGCGCCACCACTCGCCTTCCGGCATTGGTCTGCCTCGTGAGATCCCCTCGGACTCTCCTGGTGTTACCATCTGTGGAGAATTCTTCACTGCCGGCACCGTTCTCAGCGTTCCAACTTATACAATTCACCACTCCAAGGAGATCTGGGGCCCCGATGCCGACGACTTCAAGCCAGAGAGATGGGACAGCGCCACACAACGCCAGAAGGATGCCTTCATTCCGTTCAGCTACGGACCTAGAGCTTGTGTTGGCCGAAACGTcgctgagatggagatgaaacTGATTGCGTCTACTTGGGCGAGAAGATATGGTGCCAAAGTTCTGCAGGGCCCCATGGAAACAAAGGAGGGCTTTTTGAGGAAACCATTGGGGTTGGATATTGCGCTGTACAGGAGATAA
- a CDS encoding uncharacterized protein (EggNog:ENOG41) produces the protein MASVVSHKKIWFITGASSGLGLSMAMSALCAGHRVIGTGRNVEKASSEHPEFAQLGGQWLQLDVSLPDAEQAIQEIVALEEQRFSTETEPLHWVVVNNAGATLLGAVEDMSENQIQQYLQTNLFGFIRVWKALLPTLRRNRTGTLVSISSIWGFVPKPEHMLYSAAKATTESLTESYATLLEPFGIRTMIVEPGGFRTPFAANNSKSDGGISADYEPRIQAWIDIVDAASRDKTMVNGDPAKFGDRVVEAVENQGFFESIWAEHDKSKALRVLLGTDCYSLFERRLGTLQQGYIDMAEVAISTNVDQ, from the coding sequence ATGGCGTCCGTCGTTTCGCACAAGAAAATATGGTTCATCACTGGCGCATCCTCAGGACTTGGCCTCAGCATGGCTATGTCTGCCCTCTGCGCTGGCCATCGGGTGATTGGTACTGGACGAAACGTTGAGAAGGCTTCATCAGAACATCCAGAGTTCGCTCAACTTGGCGGACAATGGCTCCAGCTCGATGTATCATTGCCAGACGCTGAACAGGCTATACAAGAAATCGTAGCACTGGAAGAGCAGCGTTTTAGCACCGAGACTGAACCGCTCCACTGGGTTGTCGTGAACAATGCAGGTGCTACTTTGCTCGGAGCAGTGGAAGACATGAGCGAGAATCAGATTCAGCAATATTTGCAGACCAATTTGTTCGGGTTCATTCGTGTATGGAAAGCCTTGCTGCCGACTCTACGCCGCAACCGCACAGGAACTCTTGTCAGCATTTCATCCATCTGGGGGTTTGTCCCAAAGCCAGAACACATGCTCTACAGCGCTGCCAAAGCTACTACCGAATCTCTGACCGAATCGTACGCCACTCTGCTCGAACCGTTTGGCATCAGGACTATGATCGTAGAGCCTGGAGGCTTCAGAACCCCTTTTGCAGCCAACAACTCCAAATCGGATGGCGGTATTTCGGCAGATTACGAACCCAGGATTCAAGCTTGGATTGACATTGTAGATGCAGCGTCAAGGGATAAGACAATGGTGAACGGAGACCCTGCCAAATTTGGCGACAGAGTTGTTGAGGCCGTTGAGAACCAAGGCTTCTTCGAGAGTATTTGGGCAGAACATGATAAGAGTAAAGCTCTGAGAGTCTTGCTGGGGACAGACTGTTATAGCTTATTTGAGAGAAGGCTTGGGACTCTGCAGCAGGGATATATAGATATGGCTGAGGTGGCTATATCAACAAATGTAGATCAGTAG
- a CDS encoding uncharacterized protein (EggNog:ENOG41), with protein sequence MMRPKLYSSQACRACRRLKRKCTREVPKCSLCHRLGKACEYAEPIAAEAASRIEQTLHVGTTSPSGILLNNNLAASFPRPAQEFPLAFFLDSEDLAPQGVNSFSWSRHLDINELVTEHLDDDRAALCEEYLSTVHEWVPMISRKRLFNELNSGSGDADGCLPILLLCMKAFTTRDVKCARDSPSYLLARSLCSEAESMGFLSLRLVQSLVLLAAYELSHAIYPCAYSTLGRASRLGLLLGLHDRKNNKLFKGAETWTLREEQRRTWWVIYLLDRLMNIETNLPITVPEPAQDELLPINDDDWDEGKIVPSEPLFTTSFSSSTSVGSFAKMCQASHMLSKVMRHRASKKALQEVENLLPEAQALHSALSALHSSIEGHVSGGILRKSAIIALSLCISARLLLYNLYACNEPGAFVEQSRIPMETEMQRASLDGIISISSTIVPAIARANIECPLIAQCLYHSATECAWFIREDHEPQMYNALEDIVRDLKLIGDNWNLATEYLALLQQAGILSLTSSDTASNTLTPSSG encoded by the exons ATGATGCGACCAAAGCTATACTCGTCTCAAGCCTGTCGAGCTTGCCG ACGCCTGAAGAGAAAGTGCACGAGAGAGGTCCCTAAATGTTCTTTG TGCCATCGTCTAGGCAAGGCTTGCGAGTACGCCGAGCCtatagcagcagaagcagccagCCGTATTGAGCAGACTCTCCACGTTGGCACAACTTCTCCATCCGGGATACTCTTGAACAATAATCTTGCTGCGTCCTTTCCTAGGCCCGCGCAAGAATTTCCTTTGGCCTTTTTCTTGGACTCTGAGGATTTAGCTCCACAGGGAGTCAATTCTTTCTCATGGAGTCGCCATCTAGACATTAATGAGCTTGTAACCGAGCATCTTGACGATGATAGAGCCGCTTTGTGCGAAGAATATCTCTCGACGGTGCATGAATGGGTGCCAATGATTAGCCGGAAACGTCTGTTCAACGAGCTGAATAGCGGCTCGGGTGACGCGGATGGCTGTCTCCCGATCTTGCTGCTTTGCATGAAAGCATTCACCACAAGAGACGTTAAATGTGCCAGAGATTCTCCTTCGTATTTGCTAGCTAGGTCGCTTTGTTCAGAAGCAGAGTCGATGGGATTTTTGTCTTTGAGATTAGTCCAGTCTCTCGTTCTCTTAGCGGCCTATGAGTTGTCTCATGCTATTTACCCTTGTGCGTACTCAACTCTTGGTCGAGCATCAAGATTGGGTCTTCTGCTAGGATTGCACGATAGAAAGAACAACAAGCTTTTTAAAGGTGCCGAAACCTGGACGCTTCGGGAAGAACAGCGCCGAACGTGGTGGGTGATATACTTGCTAGACAG ACTCATGAACATTGAAACTAATCTACCAATCACGGTCCCTGAACCTGCCCAAGATGAGCTGTTGCCGataaatgatgatgattgggATGAAGGGAAGATAGTCCCAAGCGAACCCTTATTCACCACATCATTCAGCAGCTCAACATCTGTTGGATCCTTTGCCAAGATGTGTCAAGCTTCACATATGCTCAGTAAAGTCATGCGTCATAGAGCAAGTAAAAAGGCTTTGCAAGAAGTTGAGAATCTCCTTCCGGAAGCACAAGCGCTCCATTCGGCACTATCAGCGCTGCATAGCTCTATCGAAGGACACGTTTCTGGAGGGATCTTGCGCAAGTCCGCCATAATTGCACTCTCTCTGTGCATCTCTGCGCGGCTTCTCCTCTACAATCTTTACGCATGCAATGAGCCGGGAGCTTTTGTGGAGCAGAGCAGGATACCCATGGAGACGGAGATGCAGAGAGCCAGTCTGGATGGAATCatatccatctcctccactATTGTACCGGCGATTGCGCGCGCGAATATCGAGTGCCCTCTCATAGCACAATGCTTATACCACTCAGCCACAGAGTGCGCCTGGTTTATCCGAGAAGACCACGAGCCACAAATGTACAACGCATTGGAAGACATCGTACGAGACTTGAAGCTGATTGGTGATAATTGGAACCTTGCAACAGAATATCTGGCGTTACTCCAGCAAGCTGGCATTCTCAGCCTGACTAGTTCTGATACAGCATCAAACACACTAACACCATCATCTGGATGA